A part of Acipenser ruthenus chromosome 12, fAciRut3.2 maternal haplotype, whole genome shotgun sequence genomic DNA contains:
- the LOC117417360 gene encoding very-long-chain enoyl-CoA reductase-like — translation MIESVRFPDCWCVEGECKLKEISDTVIVRKGRELLRFTLLWGEKHQKRMSRVTFFEVEILDPKTKGQLCFLDKVEPHATIGEIKCLFHKAYPQWYPSRQALKLDPKGKALKDDEILQNLPVGTTATLYFKDLGPQVGWTMVFLSEYAGPLFIYLLFYFRLPYIYHHKHAFTSSPYPAVTLACVCHSIHYIKRLIETIFVHRFSHGTMPLRNIVRNCLYYWGFSAWLAYYINHPLYTPPYYGNKQVNYALAMFVICQAGNFSIHLALNNLRSDGSKARKIPYPTKNPFTWLFFFVSCPNYTYEAGAWFSFTIMTQCVPVGLFTLISFIQMTIWAKGKHYTYIREFKEYPDLRMPIIPFLL, via the exons ATGATTGAGAGTGTCAGGTTTCCTGATTGCTGGTGCGTGGAGGGAGAATGTAAGCTGAAAGAAATCTCTGACACAGTGATTGTCAGGAAAGGGAGAGAGCTACTGCGATTCACTTTACTGTGGGGGGAAAAACACCAGAAAAGAATGAGCAGAGTAACCTTCTTTGAG GTGGAGATCCTTGATCCCAAGACAAAGGGGCAGCTATGTTTTCTGGACAAG GTGGAACCCCATGCCACTATTGGAGAAATCAAGTGCTTGTTTCATAAAGCGT ATCCTCAGTGGTACCCATCAAGACAGGCCCTTAAGCTTGATCCAA aggggaaagcATTAAAGGATGATGAGATCTTGCAGAATCTCCCTGTAGGCACAACAGCTACTCTCTATTTCAAAGACTTAGGTCCCCAAGTTGGCTGGACAATG GTGTTTCTCTCTGAATATGCAGGTCCACTCTTTATATATCTACTGTTCTATTTCCGACTTCCATATATCTATCACCATAAGCACGCGTTCACGTCCAGCCCATACCCTGCCGTGAC cctggCCTGTGTATGTCACTCAATCCATTACATCAAACGCTTGATTGAAACGATATTCGTGCATCGTTTCTCCCATGGTACAATGCCACTCAGAAATATTGTGAGG aactGTTTATATTACTGGGGATTTTCAGCATGGCTCGCCTATTACATCAACCACCCTCTTTATACTCCACCTT ATTACGGAAATAAGCAAGTCAACTACGCACTAGCAATGTTTGTG ATATGTCAGGCTGGCAACTTTTCTATCCACTTAGCTCTCAATAATTTGAGAAGTGATG GATCCAAGGCTAGAAAAATTCCCTATCCAACCAAAAACCCCTTCACGTGGCTATTCTTCTTTGTGTCATGCCCCAATTATACCTATGAG gCTGGAGCCTGGTTCAGCTTTACAATCATGACACAATGTGTGCCAG tGGGTCTGTTTACACTCATCAGCTTCATTCAGATGACCATCTGGGCGAAGGGCAAGCACTACACCTACATAAGGGAGTTCAAAGAGTACCCCGACCTCAGGATGCCGATTATTCCTTTCTTATTGTAA